In Ancylothrix sp. D3o, the following are encoded in one genomic region:
- a CDS encoding LptF/LptG family permease, with protein sequence MKLTLSKSFDSLSWLTPRISVMDRYLMMQLLPPFLFGVGAFSSLGVAIGTMFDLMRRVAESGLPMMIAVKILALNLPFFIGLSFPMSMLLSTLLTYSQLSSNSELIALRSTGVSIYRLVLPAVLMSLIVTGMNFVLNELVVPAANYEAAVTLKKAIREEAPDLPERNIIYQQFNKVPQENGEKEDVLSYWLYAKEYDGKKLKALTIVDLSQPDFTQILVAESASWNPENNTARFFNGTSYLVAPDGSYRNIGKFSEQELFFPRAAINLARKKREPNEMNIVEAQEYLKLLLPTGEERKIRKFIIRIQQKYALPFACVAFALVGATMGTKPQRTSKATGFGVCVLLVFGYYLLMSVGDALGLSGVMSPYLAGWLPTLCGFIMGMVLLVNSSR encoded by the coding sequence ATGAAATTAACTTTATCCAAGTCTTTTGATTCTCTAAGCTGGCTGACTCCCAGAATTTCGGTGATGGATCGTTACCTGATGATGCAGCTTTTACCGCCCTTTTTGTTTGGGGTGGGGGCATTTTCATCGCTGGGGGTGGCGATTGGAACGATGTTTGATTTAATGCGAAGAGTCGCTGAATCGGGTTTGCCGATGATGATTGCGGTAAAAATTTTAGCTTTAAATTTACCTTTTTTCATCGGTTTGTCTTTTCCGATGTCGATGTTACTTAGCACTTTGCTAACTTATAGCCAGCTTTCCAGTAATAGTGAATTAATTGCTTTACGCAGCACCGGCGTTAGTATTTACCGATTAGTTTTGCCGGCAGTGTTAATGAGTTTGATTGTCACCGGCATGAATTTTGTTTTAAATGAATTGGTAGTGCCGGCGGCCAATTATGAAGCGGCTGTTACCTTAAAAAAAGCGATCAGAGAAGAAGCGCCAGATTTACCAGAAAGAAACATTATTTATCAACAATTTAATAAAGTCCCCCAAGAAAATGGAGAAAAAGAAGATGTCCTGAGTTATTGGCTTTATGCCAAAGAATATGATGGAAAAAAATTAAAAGCCTTAACAATTGTAGATTTATCCCAACCAGATTTTACCCAAATTTTAGTAGCAGAATCGGCAAGTTGGAACCCAGAGAACAATACAGCAAGATTTTTTAATGGAACCAGCTATTTAGTAGCGCCGGATGGGTCTTACCGTAATATTGGAAAATTCAGTGAGCAAGAGCTATTTTTTCCGCGTGCTGCTATTAATTTAGCGAGAAAAAAACGAGAGCCTAACGAAATGAATATTGTGGAAGCTCAAGAGTATTTAAAGTTGCTATTGCCCACCGGCGAAGAAAGAAAAATCCGCAAATTTATTATCCGCATTCAACAAAAGTATGCGCTACCTTTTGCTTGTGTGGCGTTTGCTTTGGTGGGGGCAACGATGGGCACTAAACCGCAACGGACGAGTAAAGCTACAGGTTTTGGGGTGTGTGTGTTGTTGGTGTTTGGATATTATTTATTGATGTCGGTGGGGGATGCTTTGGGGTTAAGTGGGGTAATGTCGCCTTATCTTGCCGGTTGGTTGCCCACGCTGTGCGGTTTTATCATGGGTATGGTCTTGCTGGTAAATTCTTCTCGTTAG
- a CDS encoding DUF2142 domain-containing protein: protein MKLSLPNLKLPENVLVAIALTFGLIFLLITPPFQAEAEYQHFYRSFQISQGEIIAKKQITDCYGHQFETYLPATLCVGGMLPKSLVKTAKQTSQLQLEYHPERKQKLSNILAKLNIPLNPQNRVFVRFPNSAIYSPISYLPQAIGITIGRLFHLPPVILLYFGRITNLIIWIICIYFAIKIAPLGKIWLFLLALMPMSLFQAASLSADAITNGLSFLLISLILNLALNPEKTIQKNDIFLLTAISILLSLSKLGSYFPLLFIFLFIPIKKFTNTKKYWLTFITIMLLNTGLILLWYSLVKHLNVSSLNLRVANVSTTGQLAYILNHPLQYFQINFRTFFTYGKDYLEQFIGRLGWIDTALPKPHLLTYGILLIATATNSNRPNIIITLPQKILLIIILISNSIFIATMLYLSWMPVGAQIIQGIQGRYFIPLAPLFLLLFYNQKIKFNFKITPTILSSYVIFSCTLTATLLLKRYYLQ from the coding sequence ATGAAACTTTCCTTACCAAACCTCAAACTCCCCGAAAACGTCCTCGTCGCCATCGCCCTAACTTTTGGCTTAATCTTCCTTTTAATAACACCCCCCTTTCAAGCAGAAGCAGAATATCAACACTTTTACCGTTCCTTTCAAATTTCCCAAGGAGAAATTATCGCCAAAAAACAAATTACAGACTGCTACGGTCACCAATTTGAAACCTATCTACCTGCCACCCTATGCGTTGGCGGAATGCTACCCAAAAGCCTTGTAAAAACCGCCAAACAAACTTCCCAACTGCAACTCGAATATCACCCCGAAAGAAAACAGAAACTCTCCAACATCCTCGCCAAACTAAACATACCCTTAAACCCACAAAATCGCGTCTTTGTTCGGTTTCCCAACTCCGCCATATATTCCCCCATTTCCTACCTCCCCCAAGCCATCGGAATCACCATAGGAAGACTCTTTCACCTCCCCCCAGTCATCCTTTTATATTTCGGCAGAATAACAAACCTTATTATCTGGATAATCTGCATTTATTTCGCCATCAAAATAGCCCCCCTTGGCAAAATATGGCTATTTCTCTTAGCCTTAATGCCAATGTCCTTATTTCAAGCCGCCTCCCTCTCCGCCGACGCCATCACAAACGGTCTATCTTTCCTCCTCATTTCCCTGATTTTAAATTTAGCCCTCAACCCAGAAAAAACTATCCAAAAAAACGATATATTTCTTCTCACCGCCATCTCTATTTTACTTTCTCTCTCCAAACTTGGCTCATATTTTCCCCTATTATTTATCTTTCTCTTCATTCCCATCAAAAAATTTACTAACACCAAAAAATACTGGCTAACTTTCATCACAATTATGCTATTAAACACCGGCCTGATTCTCCTCTGGTATAGCCTCGTAAAACACCTCAACGTTTCCAGCCTAAACCTCAGAGTAGCCAACGTTTCCACCACCGGCCAACTAGCCTACATTCTCAACCATCCCCTGCAATATTTCCAGATTAATTTCCGAACATTCTTCACCTATGGAAAAGACTATCTCGAACAATTCATAGGCCGGCTGGGATGGATAGACACCGCCTTACCAAAACCTCATTTACTAACCTACGGAATACTATTAATCGCCACAGCAACCAACAGCAACCGGCCCAACATTATTATTACCTTACCCCAAAAAATTCTGCTAATAATTATTCTAATTTCCAATAGCATATTCATCGCCACCATGCTATATTTATCATGGATGCCCGTAGGTGCCCAAATAATTCAAGGCATCCAAGGTCGGTATTTTATCCCCCTCGCCCCACTTTTTCTGCTTCTATTTTATAACCAAAAAATTAAATTTAACTTCAAAATTACGCCCACCATCCTTAGCAGTTACGTCATTTTTTCTTGCACACTCACCGCTACGCTATTATTAAAGAGATATTATTTGCAATAA
- a CDS encoding DUF2142 domain-containing protein, with protein MPKTNLLKHPEKTFSLIAVIFGSLYLLITPPFQVADEYQHYFRSYQISELTLISQKNITDCHGRETTKPDSICVGGTLPLGVFLTAKNSSNVELRFQPENKQDPADLLPLLNYRLNPKNRRFVSFPNTAIYSPVPYIPQALGMATGRLLKKPAIVLIYLGRLSNLLTWTTLIYLTIKIIPFYKWLIFLLALTPMSLFQAASLSADAFTNGLSFLFIATILNFSFSETKFVQTRQIIALAILSILLGLSKSAYFSLLFLFLIIPISKLETPKKYWTTFALLLTTTFTPLAAWSILVKTTVYVPLNEGAPVSPNLQLASILKNPIEFATILINSLLKYGNFGIEQFIGRLGWLDTTLPPFLIASYLTILLLVAITSLNSKILLSFYQKIIIFLIATFNSLLIALAMYLTWTPVGAKLIEGVQGRYFIPIAPLFFLLLYNQKIKIPFKLPTFLLASYTIFSSTITTLILFKRYW; from the coding sequence ATGCCAAAAACCAACCTACTCAAACACCCAGAAAAAACCTTTTCCCTAATAGCCGTAATATTCGGAAGCCTCTACCTACTAATCACCCCACCCTTTCAAGTAGCCGACGAATATCAGCATTATTTTCGTTCCTATCAAATCTCCGAACTAACATTAATTTCCCAAAAAAACATCACCGACTGTCACGGCAGAGAAACCACAAAACCCGACAGCATTTGCGTCGGAGGAACCTTACCCCTAGGCGTTTTTTTAACAGCAAAAAACTCATCAAATGTAGAATTACGATTTCAGCCAGAAAACAAACAAGATCCAGCCGATCTTCTTCCCTTACTAAACTACCGCCTAAACCCAAAAAATCGCCGCTTTGTTTCCTTTCCCAACACAGCCATATATTCCCCAGTTCCCTACATACCCCAAGCCTTGGGAATGGCAACCGGCAGACTCTTAAAAAAGCCAGCAATTGTATTAATATATTTAGGCCGGCTATCTAACCTTTTAACATGGACAACCCTAATTTACCTAACCATTAAAATTATCCCCTTTTACAAATGGCTGATTTTTTTACTAGCCTTAACTCCCATGTCCTTATTTCAAGCAGCCTCCCTCTCCGCCGACGCCTTCACCAACGGCCTATCATTTTTATTCATTGCCACAATTTTAAACTTTAGCTTTTCCGAAACCAAGTTTGTGCAAACCCGCCAAATTATCGCTTTAGCCATCCTATCCATCTTATTAGGACTTTCAAAATCCGCCTATTTTAGTCTCCTCTTCTTATTCTTAATCATCCCCATTTCCAAACTTGAAACCCCCAAAAAATACTGGACAACCTTCGCCTTACTCTTAACCACAACCTTTACCCCTCTTGCAGCATGGTCTATCCTCGTAAAAACTACCGTTTATGTACCCCTCAATGAGGGGGCTCCAGTCTCCCCAAATTTGCAACTAGCCTCCATCTTAAAAAACCCCATAGAATTTGCCACTATCCTAATAAATTCCCTTCTAAAATACGGAAACTTTGGCATCGAACAATTCATAGGCCGGCTAGGTTGGTTAGATACCACTTTGCCCCCATTTTTAATAGCATCTTATCTCACCATTCTCTTACTCGTTGCTATCACAAGTTTGAATAGCAAAATATTGCTATCTTTCTATCAAAAAATAATCATATTCCTGATAGCAACTTTCAACAGCCTATTAATAGCCCTTGCCATGTATCTAACCTGGACACCCGTAGGAGCAAAACTCATAGAAGGCGTACAAGGCCGGTATTTTATCCCCATTGCCCCCCTCTTTTTCCTATTGCTATACAATCAAAAAATCAAAATACCCTTCAAACTACCCACCTTCCTGCTTGCTTCCTACACAATCTTTTCCTCTACCATAACCACCTTAATTCTCTTCAAAAGATATTGGTAA
- a CDS encoding glycosyltransferase family 2 protein — MQKIAVVIPCYRVTKHILEVLSKIPPDVHNIYIIDDDCPEKTGLYVQKNTQDPRIKIIFHSTNKGVGGAVISGYREAIADGAKIIIKIDGDGQMEPALIPQFIKPIKNGIADYVKGNRFFDLDLITSMPKLRLIGNAGLSFINKIASGYWDIMDPTNGYTAIHSSVLKMLPLHKIDKRYFFESDMLFRLNTIRAVVYDLPMAAKYEDEKSQMKISRIILTFPGKYIKRIFKRIFYNYFLRDFNIGSVELIAAIILITLGTIFGIYNWHLSLTKNIPATSGTVMLASLPIILGFQSLLAAINYDVTNIPRIPIHKILEP, encoded by the coding sequence ATGCAAAAAATCGCCGTAGTCATCCCCTGCTACCGAGTCACAAAACACATTTTAGAAGTCCTTTCTAAAATTCCCCCCGATGTGCATAACATCTACATAATAGACGATGATTGCCCAGAAAAAACCGGCCTCTATGTGCAAAAAAACACCCAAGACCCCCGAATAAAAATCATCTTCCACAGCACAAACAAAGGAGTCGGAGGCGCTGTTATTTCAGGATACCGAGAAGCCATAGCAGACGGCGCAAAAATCATCATAAAAATCGATGGCGACGGACAAATGGAACCCGCCTTAATACCCCAATTTATCAAACCCATAAAAAACGGAATAGCCGACTATGTAAAAGGCAATAGATTCTTTGACCTCGACCTAATAACCTCCATGCCAAAACTGCGTTTAATAGGAAACGCCGGCCTATCATTCATCAACAAAATAGCCAGCGGATATTGGGACATAATGGACCCAACAAACGGCTACACCGCAATACATAGCAGCGTCCTAAAAATGCTTCCCCTCCACAAAATAGACAAAAGATATTTCTTTGAAAGCGATATGCTATTTCGACTAAACACCATCCGCGCCGTCGTCTATGACCTTCCAATGGCAGCCAAATATGAAGACGAAAAAAGCCAAATGAAAATCAGCCGAATCATCCTAACATTCCCCGGAAAATACATCAAACGAATATTCAAAAGAATCTTCTATAACTACTTTCTAAGAGACTTTAACATCGGTTCAGTTGAACTCATAGCCGCCATAATTCTAATCACCCTAGGTACAATTTTTGGCATCTATAACTGGCATCTCAGCCTAACAAAAAACATCCCCGCCACAAGCGGAACAGTAATGTTAGCATCCCTCCCCATCATCCTAGGCTTTCAATCCTTACTAGCAGCCATAAACTACGACGTCACAAACATCCCCCGCATCCCCATCCACAAAATCCTAGAACCCTAA
- a CDS encoding NADP-dependent isocitrate dehydrogenase, with product MYEKLTSPTTGQKITFENGQPQVPDNPIIPFIRGDGTGIDIWPAAQKVLDAAVEKAYTGQRKITWFKVYAGDEACEQYGTYQYLPQDTLTAIKEYGVAIKGPLTTPVGGGIRSLNVALRQIFDLYSCVRPCKYYKGTPSPHKNPEKLDVIIYRENTEDIYLGIEWKQGTEMCDKIINLLNNDLIPNSPEHKNKQIRLDSGIGIKPISKTGSQRLVRSAILNALRLPQNKQMVTLVHKGNIMKYTEGAFRDWGYEVATTEFRSQCVTERESWILSNKERNPDISIEDNAREIEPGYDSLTTEKKEKICQEVESVLNSIWETHGDGKWKQKVMVNDRIADSIFQQIQTRPAEYSILATMNLNGDYISDAAAAIVGGLGMGPGANIGDSCAIFEATHGTAPKHAGLDRINPGSVILSGVMMLEYMGWQEAADLIKKGLGNAISNREVTYDLARLMEPPVEPPLKCSEFADAIIKHFG from the coding sequence ATGTACGAAAAACTAACTTCCCCAACAACCGGCCAAAAAATCACCTTTGAAAACGGACAACCTCAAGTCCCCGACAACCCCATCATCCCCTTTATACGCGGCGACGGCACCGGCATCGACATCTGGCCCGCAGCCCAAAAAGTCCTTGATGCAGCCGTCGAAAAAGCCTACACCGGCCAACGCAAAATCACCTGGTTTAAAGTCTACGCCGGCGACGAAGCCTGCGAACAATACGGCACCTATCAATACCTCCCCCAAGACACCCTCACCGCCATCAAAGAATACGGCGTCGCCATCAAAGGGCCCCTCACCACCCCCGTCGGCGGCGGTATCCGTTCCCTCAACGTCGCCTTACGGCAAATATTCGATCTTTATTCCTGTGTTCGTCCCTGCAAATACTACAAAGGCACCCCCTCTCCCCACAAAAACCCCGAAAAATTAGACGTAATTATTTATCGGGAAAATACCGAAGATATTTATCTCGGAATTGAGTGGAAACAAGGCACAGAAATGTGCGACAAAATTATTAATCTCCTCAACAACGACCTCATCCCCAACTCCCCCGAACACAAAAATAAACAAATACGCCTCGACTCAGGAATTGGCATCAAACCTATCAGCAAAACCGGCTCACAACGCCTTGTCCGCAGTGCCATTTTAAACGCCCTTCGTTTGCCCCAAAATAAACAAATGGTGACATTAGTTCACAAAGGCAATATTATGAAATACACCGAAGGTGCATTTCGAGATTGGGGTTACGAAGTCGCTACCACAGAATTTCGCAGCCAATGCGTCACCGAACGCGAATCATGGATTTTAAGCAACAAAGAACGTAATCCTGATATTTCGATAGAAGACAACGCCCGCGAAATTGAACCGGGTTACGACTCACTTACGACCGAGAAAAAAGAGAAAATTTGCCAAGAAGTTGAAAGCGTTTTAAACAGCATTTGGGAAACACACGGCGATGGCAAATGGAAACAAAAAGTCATGGTAAATGACCGCATTGCCGACAGCATTTTCCAACAAATTCAAACCAGGCCGGCGGAATATTCCATCCTCGCCACAATGAACCTCAACGGCGATTATATTTCCGATGCTGCTGCCGCCATTGTCGGCGGATTAGGCATGGGCCCAGGCGCAAATATTGGCGATAGCTGTGCAATTTTTGAAGCTACACATGGCACCGCCCCCAAACACGCCGGCCTCGACCGCATTAACCCCGGTTCCGTCATTCTTTCCGGTGTGATGATGTTAGAATATATGGGCTGGCAAGAAGCAGCCGACTTAATTAAAAAAGGTCTTGGCAATGCCATTTCTAACCGAGAAGTTACCTACGATTTAGCCCGTTTAATGGAACCGCCGGTGGAACCTCCCCTCAAATGTTCTGAATTTGCCGACGCCATCATCAAACATTTTGGCTAA
- a CDS encoding bifunctional 2-polyprenyl-6-hydroxyphenol methylase/3-demethylubiquinol 3-O-methyltransferase UbiG — MFLEIERNFLRHIATDSDRVPTLYYSNYWPVREVFWMRLKMIHHHLKKLPVAKDNCLDFGGGGGVFLPTLTQIFNRVFFLDLEDSEAKQVVEKYQLPNVKIIKQDIAIAEIPDEFFDVIIAADVLEHFQDLSVPVTALSRWLKPDGILLTSLPTENWVYVLLRKIFNITKPEDHYHTGYQVETYLKANGFKPTRRTFVPLYFNLFPLFLVTAWKPNK, encoded by the coding sequence ATGTTTCTGGAAATAGAGCGCAACTTTCTCCGCCATATCGCCACCGACTCAGATCGAGTCCCTACCTTATATTACTCAAATTACTGGCCGGTGCGCGAGGTATTTTGGATGCGATTAAAAATGATTCATCATCACCTCAAAAAATTGCCGGTAGCCAAAGATAACTGCCTAGACTTTGGGGGTGGTGGTGGAGTATTCTTACCCACCCTCACCCAAATATTTAACCGCGTATTTTTTCTCGACTTAGAAGACAGCGAAGCCAAACAAGTCGTAGAGAAATATCAACTGCCAAACGTCAAAATTATCAAACAAGATATAGCCATTGCCGAAATTCCCGATGAGTTTTTTGATGTAATTATAGCAGCCGACGTCTTAGAGCATTTTCAGGACTTATCAGTGCCGGTGACAGCCTTAAGTCGGTGGTTAAAACCCGACGGAATATTACTAACATCCCTCCCCACAGAAAACTGGGTTTACGTCTTATTGCGTAAAATATTTAACATCACAAAACCCGAAGATCATTACCACACCGGCTACCAAGTAGAAACCTACCTAAAAGCCAACGGCTTCAAACCAACACGCCGCACATTCGTCCCCCTATACTTCAACCTATTTCCCCTCTTTCTTGTCACCGCTTGGAAACCAAACAAATAA
- a CDS encoding 3'(2'),5'-bisphosphate nucleotidase CysQ, with amino-acid sequence MSVLLAEKTLAELAKIAGWVGWGAGEIILDYYYGSKEKLGIQNNKDGPVTAADLAANEYILKQLRIACGSQEFGYLTEETYKLEKDKSFLPLPQPFVWIIDPIDGTRDFIEHTDNFALHIALIYQNRPVVSVVALPALGKLYSAYLGGGTFVENQEGIARRLPVLDGKGIEACCLVGSRTHRNERFNQLLKRFPCQNQTYVGSIGCKMTLIAEGKADVYIYLSGKTGAKDWDFAAPELILTEAGGRFSHSNGGPVLYNTGDVSQWGCLVASSGKFHEDLCREAEKILAEL; translated from the coding sequence ATGAGTGTTTTGTTAGCAGAAAAAACTCTGGCAGAACTTGCAAAAATTGCCGGTTGGGTGGGATGGGGGGCTGGGGAGATTATTTTGGATTATTATTATGGAAGTAAGGAAAAGTTAGGGATTCAAAATAATAAGGATGGGCCGGTGACGGCTGCGGATTTGGCTGCAAATGAGTATATTTTAAAGCAGTTACGAATTGCTTGCGGTTCGCAGGAGTTTGGTTATTTAACTGAGGAGACTTATAAACTAGAAAAAGACAAGAGTTTTTTGCCTTTACCGCAGCCTTTTGTCTGGATTATTGATCCGATTGATGGAACACGAGATTTTATTGAACATACAGATAATTTTGCGCTGCATATTGCTTTGATTTACCAAAATAGGCCGGTGGTTTCGGTGGTGGCGTTGCCGGCTTTGGGTAAGCTTTATTCGGCTTATTTGGGTGGGGGTACTTTTGTAGAAAACCAGGAGGGAATAGCCAGACGTTTACCAGTTTTGGATGGCAAGGGAATTGAGGCTTGTTGTTTGGTGGGAAGTCGGACGCATCGCAATGAAAGATTTAATCAATTATTGAAAAGATTTCCTTGCCAAAATCAAACTTATGTGGGAAGTATTGGCTGCAAAATGACTTTAATTGCGGAAGGAAAGGCGGATGTTTATATTTATTTGTCGGGGAAAACGGGGGCGAAAGATTGGGATTTTGCGGCGCCAGAGTTGATTTTAACGGAGGCGGGGGGCCGGTTTTCTCATAGCAATGGGGGGCCGGTTCTTTATAATACGGGGGATGTGAGTCAGTGGGGTTGTTTGGTGGCGAGTAGTGGTAAGTTTCACGAGGATTTGTGCAGGGAGGCGGAGAAAATTTTGGCGGAATTGTAG
- the lptB gene encoding LPS export ABC transporter ATP-binding protein → MKIRLENVHKFYGKRVIVNRVSISVGQGEIVGLLGPNGAGKTTTFYMTTGLIKPNSGKVWLDEQDITNLSMHKRARLGIGYLAQEASIFRQLTVKENILLVMEQTGVPRRQWQRRLDSLLREFRLEKVASTLGIQVSGGERRRTELARSLAAGLTGPKFLLLDEPFAGVDPIAVAEIQQIVAGLRDRNMGILITDHNVRETLAIIDRAYIMRDGEILAAGSGEELYSNPLVRQYYLGDSFQR, encoded by the coding sequence ATGAAAATAAGGCTGGAAAACGTACATAAATTTTATGGAAAGCGCGTGATTGTTAATCGCGTGAGTATTTCTGTGGGGCAAGGAGAAATTGTGGGGTTGCTGGGGCCAAATGGGGCCGGTAAAACCACAACATTTTATATGACGACCGGCCTAATTAAACCAAATTCCGGCAAAGTTTGGCTGGATGAGCAAGATATTACAAACTTATCAATGCACAAACGGGCGCGATTAGGAATTGGCTATTTAGCGCAAGAAGCGAGTATTTTTCGACAATTAACAGTCAAAGAAAATATTTTGCTAGTGATGGAACAAACGGGGGTGCCAAGACGGCAATGGCAAAGACGTTTAGATTCACTGTTGCGGGAATTTCGCCTCGAAAAAGTCGCGTCAACACTGGGAATTCAGGTATCGGGAGGAGAACGCCGGCGAACAGAATTAGCGAGATCCTTAGCTGCTGGGCTCACCGGCCCGAAATTTTTACTGTTGGATGAACCGTTTGCAGGAGTCGATCCGATAGCGGTTGCCGAAATTCAACAAATTGTGGCCGGTTTACGCGACCGAAATATGGGAATATTGATTACCGATCACAACGTCCGCGAAACCCTTGCCATTATAGATCGAGCGTATATCATGCGCGATGGAGAAATTTTAGCTGCCGGCAGTGGCGAGGAACTTTACAGTAATCCTCTTGTCCGTCAGTATTACTTAGGCGACAGTTTTCAGCGTTAA
- a CDS encoding class I SAM-dependent methyltransferase, with protein sequence MNLNPTQRTKLDDTDDTQFYADPRFVTHVDENFIDQLTELYRERLKPNTRIFDMMSSWVSHLPDDIEFAHVEGHGMNEEELAKNRRLNHYFLQNLNENPKLPLPDADFDAVLNCVSVQYLQYPEAIFHEIHRILKPGGIAIISFSNRMFYQKAIQAWRDSSEQNRVELVKNYFKSVPGFSQPEIIFRPSTVPAFLQMLGMGGGDPFYAVIATKL encoded by the coding sequence ATGAACCTCAACCCCACGCAGCGGACAAAGCTAGACGACACCGACGACACCCAATTTTATGCTGATCCGCGATTTGTTACCCATGTTGACGAAAACTTTATTGATCAACTCACCGAACTTTACCGCGAACGTCTTAAACCAAACACCCGCATTTTTGACATGATGAGTAGCTGGGTATCACACCTACCAGACGACATAGAATTTGCCCATGTAGAAGGACATGGAATGAATGAAGAAGAACTCGCAAAAAACCGGCGACTCAATCATTATTTTCTGCAAAACCTCAACGAAAACCCAAAACTTCCCCTTCCCGATGCCGATTTTGACGCCGTTTTAAACTGCGTTTCCGTACAATATTTGCAATATCCAGAAGCCATCTTTCACGAAATCCACCGTATTTTAAAACCTGGTGGAATCGCCATCATCAGCTTTTCCAATCGAATGTTTTATCAAAAAGCCATCCAAGCATGGCGAGACAGTAGCGAACAAAACCGCGTTGAATTAGTCAAAAATTATTTTAAATCCGTCCCCGGATTTAGCCAACCCGAAATCATATTTCGCCCTTCCACCGTTCCCGCCTTTTTGCAAATGTTAGGAATGGGTGGGGGAGATCCATTTTATGCAGTTATTGCCACAAAATTATAA
- a CDS encoding LptA/OstA family protein has product MKLKTKLSRLSVKSLALVLMLPTAGLFMLAGKTIAQNQPATLDRPLTLRSDIQEADAKTGVVTARGNVQIDYPARQIQATAAQAQYFSKEKRIVLSGDVYVLQEGNSLRGETIVYLIDEGRFIALPKNNRQVESIYLVPEDNAAIPGTQQPAAPPAF; this is encoded by the coding sequence ATGAAATTGAAAACGAAACTTTCGCGCTTATCCGTTAAAAGTCTTGCACTGGTTTTGATGTTACCGACGGCGGGCTTATTTATGCTGGCCGGCAAAACAATTGCCCAAAACCAACCGGCCACCCTCGACCGGCCTCTAACTTTGCGTTCCGATATCCAAGAAGCGGATGCGAAAACCGGCGTTGTTACCGCAAGGGGCAATGTTCAAATTGATTATCCAGCCCGTCAAATTCAAGCCACAGCCGCCCAAGCACAGTATTTTAGCAAAGAAAAAAGGATTGTTTTGAGTGGCGATGTCTATGTTTTGCAAGAAGGAAATAGCTTGAGAGGAGAAACAATTGTTTATTTAATTGATGAAGGCCGGTTTATTGCCTTGCCGAAAAACAATCGCCAAGTAGAATCAATTTATCTAGTACCAGAAGATAATGCAGCCATCCCCGGAACACAACAACCGGCTGCGCCGCCGGCTTTTTAA